One window from the genome of Salisaeta longa DSM 21114 encodes:
- a CDS encoding UvrD-helicase domain-containing protein: MSTAPNASADHAARACIGPWQPDEPLPSLDSFEADTNFVVRAAAGSGKTTTLVARMVALLRTGAARPRDLAAITFTRKAAGEMKERFHAELRRTAEALTQRAHTSDAPTEELHRIRQAQAEAEQCFIGTLHAFYGRILRTYAFEAALPLDFMVGAEEDDLAPLRTATWQAYVQERAGDPLRVELEDTLGLPMERLESLYATFSAHPELTPYTNAPDAPPALDEAVDTARAFVERWQALRPDPPLGDRDRAQQALDRAEDMMRHLPLDTPAHQARFLQALCKGTKEKKGRVKLNRWGASGSEAYESARHLRDNAYPALYAAVQPPLTEWTAYAHRQAVAFVTPAAERYTARRRAEGLLTHHDVLYWTRELLRDHPDIRTAVHQRFPRLLVDEFQDTDPLQAEILFLLTSTDPTATDWRTCTPRPGSLFIVGDDKQSIYRFRRADITIFEAVTERMEATGGRVTSLRLNFRSRPEILQFCDDAFTELFAEHQDEGTDEETVQASYEPFAAHRPAGRTDACVRVLKTGAYGRNTDAFFADEAQQIARFIRAAVDRGTAHPMAGPQDAADVVFPGGAAYGDFMVLTRKKKRLSMYAKALAAHNIPFAITGSEDLGDGPAVQDLLAALRAAVRPDDAVAQLAYLRSGLVGCSDDDLYAYRVACDAADGAAFDALSGARQAAVRDALPSDTARRLAGAAERLADVRTLLQSKRPALALHDVVERLGLLPAVATPSDPSGRALQAGRLLTALDLLQRHAGEGAHWSDLVNVLHDIVHGEEPEDSRTLHSGSPQAVRIMNVHQAKGLEAPVVFLAGPKGRSHGQATQHVYRPADGPARLVAPLMQQGSYRATATHAPRGWNDVFAPLEDAHQAAEEHRLRYVAATRAENLLVIAYGPKKDGDPCASTWQPLHAYTEAIDAPRLRTGAPADGEAAPADPPPMPHVHAPPPADGGGDRPDALTRPTFATATVSGGKHNATPLRWTSGYGAAYGTVIHDALERWVQARADDPRPPAVAVLQERLAAVNARLEAPDPSLDAAALARRAHTTLERFRQTPLAAQIRDADVAYAEYPFVTCTPDAEGTPVVMRGVIDLLYRDADGWHIVDYKTDRLPNDATLPYVPDDHPYVQQVRQYARYWNAQPDARVASAGLWFTDTETLQPIDLSA; the protein is encoded by the coding sequence ATGTCTACCGCCCCCAACGCCTCCGCCGACCACGCCGCCCGCGCCTGCATCGGGCCGTGGCAACCCGACGAGCCCCTCCCGTCGCTGGACTCCTTCGAGGCCGACACGAACTTTGTTGTGCGCGCCGCGGCGGGATCGGGCAAAACGACGACGCTGGTGGCCCGCATGGTGGCGCTGCTGCGCACCGGCGCGGCCCGTCCGCGCGACCTGGCAGCCATCACGTTCACGCGCAAAGCCGCCGGCGAGATGAAGGAACGCTTTCATGCCGAGCTGCGCCGCACGGCCGAAGCCCTCACGCAACGCGCACACACATCGGACGCGCCCACCGAGGAGCTGCACCGGATCCGGCAGGCCCAGGCCGAGGCAGAGCAATGCTTCATTGGCACGCTGCACGCGTTTTATGGACGCATCTTGCGCACCTACGCGTTTGAGGCGGCGCTTCCCCTTGATTTTATGGTGGGCGCCGAGGAAGACGACCTTGCGCCGCTGCGCACCGCCACGTGGCAGGCCTACGTGCAGGAGCGCGCCGGCGACCCGCTGCGCGTTGAGCTGGAGGACACGCTGGGGCTGCCGATGGAGCGGCTGGAGAGCTTGTATGCCACGTTCAGCGCGCACCCCGAGCTGACGCCGTACACCAACGCGCCCGACGCGCCGCCCGCGCTTGACGAGGCGGTGGACACCGCGCGGGCGTTCGTGGAGCGGTGGCAAGCGCTACGCCCGGACCCGCCGCTGGGCGACCGCGACCGCGCCCAACAAGCGCTGGATCGGGCCGAAGACATGATGCGCCATCTGCCGCTCGACACCCCCGCCCACCAGGCCCGCTTTCTTCAGGCCTTGTGCAAAGGAACCAAAGAGAAAAAGGGACGCGTGAAGTTAAACCGCTGGGGCGCATCGGGGAGTGAGGCGTACGAATCTGCTCGGCACCTGCGCGACAACGCCTATCCGGCCCTTTATGCAGCCGTGCAGCCGCCCCTAACGGAATGGACGGCGTATGCCCACCGCCAAGCCGTAGCGTTTGTAACCCCCGCCGCCGAGCGGTACACCGCGCGCCGCCGGGCCGAGGGGCTGCTGACCCACCACGACGTGCTGTACTGGACCCGCGAGCTGCTCCGCGATCACCCCGACATCCGGACGGCCGTGCACCAGCGCTTCCCGCGCCTGCTGGTCGACGAATTTCAGGACACCGACCCGCTCCAGGCCGAGATTTTGTTCCTGCTGACCAGCACCGACCCCACCGCCACCGACTGGCGCACCTGCACGCCCCGGCCCGGCAGCCTGTTCATCGTAGGCGACGACAAGCAATCTATCTACCGCTTCCGGCGCGCCGACATCACCATTTTTGAGGCCGTCACCGAGCGGATGGAGGCAACCGGCGGGCGCGTCACATCGCTCCGGCTCAATTTTCGCTCGCGCCCCGAGATCCTTCAATTTTGCGACGACGCCTTCACGGAGCTGTTTGCGGAGCATCAGGACGAGGGGACGGACGAGGAAACCGTGCAGGCCAGCTACGAGCCGTTTGCTGCGCACCGCCCCGCGGGCCGAACGGATGCGTGCGTTCGCGTGCTGAAAACCGGCGCGTACGGCCGCAACACGGATGCTTTTTTTGCGGATGAGGCCCAGCAGATTGCCCGGTTCATTCGCGCGGCCGTCGATCGCGGCACGGCCCATCCGATGGCGGGGCCCCAAGACGCCGCCGATGTGGTGTTTCCGGGCGGAGCGGCCTACGGCGACTTCATGGTGCTCACCCGTAAAAAGAAGCGGTTGTCGATGTACGCCAAAGCGCTGGCCGCGCACAACATCCCGTTTGCCATTACCGGCAGCGAGGACCTGGGCGATGGCCCGGCGGTGCAGGATCTGCTGGCGGCGCTGCGGGCGGCTGTGCGCCCCGACGATGCCGTGGCGCAACTCGCGTACCTGCGCAGCGGCCTCGTGGGCTGCAGCGACGACGACCTCTACGCCTACCGCGTGGCCTGCGATGCGGCCGACGGTGCGGCGTTCGATGCGCTGTCCGGGGCGCGCCAGGCGGCCGTGCGCGACGCGCTGCCGTCCGACACCGCCCGGCGTCTCGCGGGCGCCGCGGAGCGGCTGGCCGATGTGCGCACGCTCCTGCAATCGAAGCGGCCCGCACTGGCGCTGCACGACGTGGTGGAGCGGCTGGGGCTGCTCCCGGCCGTAGCCACGCCGTCCGACCCCTCGGGGCGCGCACTGCAGGCCGGACGCCTTCTCACCGCGCTCGACCTCCTGCAACGCCACGCCGGCGAGGGCGCGCACTGGTCGGACCTCGTCAACGTCCTGCACGACATCGTGCACGGCGAGGAGCCAGAAGACAGCCGCACGCTCCACAGCGGCTCCCCGCAAGCCGTGCGCATCATGAACGTGCATCAGGCGAAGGGGCTGGAGGCGCCCGTGGTGTTCTTGGCAGGGCCCAAGGGCCGGTCGCACGGCCAGGCCACCCAGCACGTGTACCGCCCCGCCGACGGCCCCGCACGCCTCGTGGCCCCGCTCATGCAGCAGGGCTCCTACCGCGCAACGGCCACCCACGCGCCCCGCGGATGGAACGATGTGTTTGCGCCGCTGGAGGACGCGCACCAGGCCGCCGAGGAGCATCGCCTGCGCTACGTGGCCGCCACACGCGCCGAAAATCTGCTGGTGATTGCCTACGGTCCCAAAAAGGACGGCGATCCCTGCGCGTCGACGTGGCAGCCGCTGCATGCGTACACCGAAGCCATTGACGCCCCGCGCCTGCGCACTGGGGCACCGGCCGATGGCGAAGCGGCCCCCGCCGATCCGCCCCCCATGCCCCACGTGCATGCGCCGCCCCCCGCGGATGGAGGTGGCGACCGTCCGGACGCTCTCACGCGGCCCACCTTTGCAACGGCCACCGTGAGCGGCGGGAAGCACAACGCCACGCCCCTGCGGTGGACGAGCGGGTACGGCGCGGCCTACGGGACGGTCATCCACGACGCCCTGGAGCGGTGGGTGCAGGCCCGTGCCGACGACCCGCGGCCCCCGGCGGTTGCGGTGCTTCAGGAGCGCCTGGCGGCCGTCAATGCACGCCTGGAAGCGCCCGACCCGTCGCTCGATGCCGCGGCCCTCGCCCGGCGCGCACACACCACCCTGGAGCGCTTCCGCCAGACCCCGCTGGCCGCGCAGATCCGAGACGCCGACGTAGCCTACGCCGAATATCCGTTTGTGACGTGCACGCCCGACGCCGAGGGGACGCCCGTGGTGATGCGCGGCGTCATCGACCTGCTGTACCGGGACGCCGACGGCTGGCACATCGTCGACTACAAAACCGATCGCCTACCCAACGACGCCACGCTGCCGTACGTGCCCGACGATCACCCGTACGTGCAGCAGGTGCGGCAGTACGCCCGCTACTGGAACGCCCAGCCCGACGCGCGCGTCGCCTCGGCCGGGCTCTGGTTTACCGATACCGAGACGCTGCAGCCCATCGACCTCAGTGCGTAA
- the purL gene encoding phosphoribosylformylglycinamidine synthase subunit PurL — MPTALPNDPEVTAALAQEHGLTAEEYGWIVDALGRTPTFVELGIYSVMWSEHCSYKNSLNLLKTLPSDGPQLLVAAGEENAGLVDIGDGLGVAFKMESHNHPSAVEPYQGAATGVGGIHRDIFTMGARPMCALNSLRFGPLDDARVRYLFDGVVGGIGDYGNSFGVPTVAGDVYFDEAYEGNPLVNAMSVGVVKADEIASAVAREPGAAVYIVGSATGRDGIHGATFASEEISDASEDRRPSVQVGDPFTEKLLLEATLEAIRAGVTLAVQDMGAAGITSSSFEMSASGGTGMRLQLDRVPTRETEMTPYEIMLSESQERMLIVAAPGREDDLQAIFEKWDLNAVEIGTVTDTGRVEVLWHGETVADLEATHLDAGSGAPVYTRETKRPSYLDTVHAFDDASIEDLTPATAGEALVELLAAPNIASKRWVFEQYDTTVRTNTVVGPGPSDAAVLRIKGTRKGLAVKSDCNGRYVYLNPRRGAQIAVAEAARNVTCAGGRPVAITNCLNFGNPYKPEVYWTFAEAVGGIGDACRALDTPVTGGNVSLYNEHPEGAIFPTPSIGMLGIVDDIAAHPTTAAVQAPGDVVVLLTPAAWTHARSIGGSEYLAFSHGQTAGDAPHLDLDEEAAVQQALRTLIRNGVVQHAHDVSDGGLAVALAESVLPAEGLGLDLALPAAPGARLDAVLFGEDQSRIVCSVPADAADALSDTLPATVRAHRLGTVTTDGRLRIAAAEGPVLIDAPVDTLRTAYEGTLPSRMR, encoded by the coding sequence ATGCCCACTGCGCTGCCCAACGACCCGGAAGTAACCGCCGCCCTGGCCCAAGAGCACGGCCTAACGGCCGAAGAATATGGGTGGATTGTTGATGCCCTGGGCCGCACGCCTACGTTTGTGGAGCTGGGCATCTACTCGGTGATGTGGAGCGAGCACTGCTCGTATAAAAACTCGCTGAACCTGCTAAAGACCCTGCCCAGCGACGGCCCACAACTTCTTGTGGCCGCCGGCGAGGAAAACGCGGGCCTCGTGGATATTGGCGACGGGCTCGGGGTAGCGTTTAAGATGGAAAGCCACAACCACCCGTCGGCCGTGGAGCCGTACCAGGGCGCGGCCACCGGGGTGGGCGGCATCCATCGCGACATCTTTACGATGGGCGCGCGGCCCATGTGCGCGCTCAACTCGCTGCGGTTTGGTCCGCTCGACGATGCGCGGGTGCGCTACCTGTTTGATGGGGTGGTGGGCGGCATCGGCGACTACGGCAACTCGTTTGGCGTGCCCACCGTGGCCGGCGACGTCTACTTTGACGAAGCCTACGAAGGCAATCCGCTGGTGAACGCAATGAGCGTGGGCGTGGTAAAGGCCGACGAAATTGCGAGCGCGGTGGCCCGCGAACCGGGAGCCGCGGTGTACATCGTGGGATCGGCCACCGGGCGCGACGGCATCCACGGCGCCACGTTTGCGTCGGAAGAAATCTCGGACGCGAGTGAAGACCGCCGCCCCAGCGTGCAGGTGGGCGATCCGTTTACCGAGAAGCTGTTGCTGGAGGCCACCCTGGAGGCCATTCGGGCCGGGGTTACGCTGGCCGTGCAAGACATGGGGGCGGCGGGCATTACCAGCTCGTCGTTCGAGATGAGCGCGTCCGGCGGCACCGGCATGCGGCTGCAACTCGATCGCGTGCCCACCCGCGAAACGGAGATGACACCCTACGAGATTATGCTCTCGGAGAGTCAGGAGCGCATGCTGATTGTGGCTGCGCCCGGCCGCGAAGACGACCTGCAAGCCATCTTTGAGAAGTGGGATTTGAACGCCGTCGAGATTGGCACCGTCACGGATACGGGACGGGTGGAGGTGCTATGGCATGGCGAGACCGTGGCCGACCTGGAGGCCACGCACCTGGACGCCGGCAGCGGGGCGCCGGTGTACACCCGCGAGACCAAGCGGCCTTCGTACCTCGACACCGTGCATGCCTTTGACGATGCCTCGATAGAGGACCTGACGCCCGCGACGGCCGGCGAGGCGCTGGTGGAGCTGCTCGCTGCGCCCAACATCGCCAGCAAGCGCTGGGTGTTTGAGCAGTACGATACCACCGTGCGCACCAACACCGTGGTGGGGCCGGGGCCCAGCGATGCTGCGGTACTGCGCATCAAGGGCACCCGCAAGGGGCTCGCCGTAAAGAGCGACTGCAACGGCCGCTACGTGTACCTGAACCCGCGCCGCGGGGCGCAAATTGCGGTGGCCGAGGCCGCGCGTAACGTGACGTGCGCGGGCGGGCGGCCGGTCGCCATCACCAACTGCCTCAACTTTGGCAATCCGTACAAGCCGGAGGTGTACTGGACGTTTGCGGAGGCGGTGGGCGGCATTGGCGACGCCTGCCGGGCGCTGGATACGCCCGTTACCGGCGGCAACGTGTCGTTGTACAACGAGCACCCGGAGGGCGCGATCTTTCCCACGCCCTCGATTGGCATGCTGGGCATCGTCGACGACATCGCGGCGCACCCCACCACGGCCGCCGTGCAGGCCCCGGGCGATGTGGTGGTGCTCCTCACCCCGGCGGCGTGGACGCACGCCCGCAGCATTGGCGGCTCGGAGTACCTGGCGTTTTCCCACGGCCAAACCGCGGGCGACGCGCCGCACCTCGACCTCGACGAGGAGGCCGCGGTGCAGCAGGCCCTGCGCACGCTCATCCGCAACGGCGTGGTGCAACACGCCCACGACGTCTCGGACGGCGGCCTCGCGGTGGCGCTGGCCGAGTCGGTGCTGCCGGCCGAGGGCTTGGGGCTGGATCTTGCATTGCCCGCCGCCCCCGGCGCGCGCCTCGATGCGGTCCTCTTTGGCGAAGATCAGTCGCGGATTGTTTGCAGCGTACCGGCCGACGCCGCCGACGCGCTGTCCGACACCCTCCCTGCGACCGTGCGCGCGCACCGGCTGGGCACCGTAACCACCGACGGGCGCTTGCGCATCGCTGCGGCCGAGGGGCCCGTCCTCATCGATGCGCCCGTGGATACGCTCCGCACCGCCTACGAAGGGACGCTCCCCTCCCGCATGCGGTAG
- a CDS encoding ABC transporter ATP-binding protein, whose product MSAKAPLIALRDVVKSYQEGDTTRTVLNGLDLSLDGGAFVVLMGRSGAGKSTLLNIISGIDRPDAGRVRIGDTELTTLNETERTRFRRRHIGFIFQSFNLISTLTVAENITLPLELSGALDDAAEQRALEVLNRVGVPNRGDSFPDRLSGGEQQRVAVARALSTEPLLVLADEPTGNLDYETGQQVLDLLTTLVRDTGTTLLVATHDRALADRADRVLTLHQGRLTEARLQDVAAAS is encoded by the coding sequence ATGTCCGCCAAGGCCCCGCTTATTGCGCTGCGCGACGTCGTGAAGTCGTACCAGGAAGGCGATACAACCCGCACCGTGCTCAACGGACTCGATCTCTCGCTCGACGGCGGCGCGTTTGTGGTGCTGATGGGCCGCAGCGGTGCCGGCAAAAGCACACTGCTCAACATCATCAGCGGCATCGATCGGCCCGACGCGGGCCGCGTGCGCATCGGCGACACCGAGCTTACCACGCTCAACGAGACCGAACGCACGCGCTTCCGGCGCCGACACATTGGGTTCATTTTTCAGTCCTTCAACCTCATCTCCACGCTCACGGTGGCCGAGAACATCACGCTGCCCCTGGAGCTCAGCGGTGCGCTGGATGACGCAGCGGAGCAACGCGCCCTGGAGGTGCTGAACCGCGTGGGCGTGCCCAACCGCGGCGACAGCTTCCCCGATCGCCTCTCCGGCGGCGAACAACAGCGCGTCGCCGTGGCGCGCGCCCTCTCCACCGAGCCGCTGCTTGTGCTGGCCGACGAGCCCACCGGCAACCTCGACTACGAAACCGGGCAGCAGGTGCTCGATCTGCTCACGACGCTCGTCCGCGATACCGGCACCACACTGCTTGTTGCCACACACGATCGCGCCCTGGCCGACCGTGCCGATCGGGTGCTGACGCTGCACCAGGGCCGCCTCACCGAGGCCCGCCTCCAGGACGTGGCCGCCGCTTCTTAA
- the trxB gene encoding thioredoxin-disulfide reductase — translation MASTNGTMPDRSAFDGIDFSGAEVRPVVIIGTGPAGWTAALYTARADLNPLVYMGPEPGGQLTTTTDVENFPGFPEGIMGPEMMNKFQEQAERFGTETRYGTVTDVDFSERPYRLLVDEETPLYAQTVIVATGASAKYLGLENEQRLIGKGVTACATCDGAFFRDETVAVVGGGDSAMEEATFLTKFAAKVYVIHRRDELRASKIMQERAFENDKIEFVWDTEVTDVLGEDQVTGLEVINNKTGETRVMDDVTGLFLAIGHTPNTEPFEGWLAMDDNGYILTKPDSTYTDVPGVFACGDAQDHVYRQAVTAAGTGCMAAIDAERWLAEHGAIEAPRTETEYHAAEAEPSIEAQTA, via the coding sequence ATGGCTTCTACCAACGGTACCATGCCCGATCGATCGGCGTTTGACGGCATCGACTTTTCCGGCGCCGAGGTGCGCCCGGTGGTTATTATTGGCACCGGTCCGGCCGGTTGGACCGCCGCGCTGTATACCGCGCGCGCCGACCTGAACCCGCTGGTGTACATGGGCCCCGAGCCCGGCGGACAGCTCACCACTACCACCGACGTGGAAAACTTTCCCGGCTTCCCGGAAGGCATCATGGGGCCGGAGATGATGAACAAGTTTCAGGAACAGGCCGAGCGCTTTGGCACCGAAACGCGCTACGGCACCGTCACCGATGTCGACTTCTCGGAGCGCCCGTACCGGCTGCTCGTCGACGAGGAGACGCCGCTCTACGCCCAAACGGTCATTGTGGCCACGGGCGCTTCCGCCAAATACCTGGGGTTGGAAAATGAGCAACGCCTCATCGGAAAAGGGGTAACGGCCTGCGCGACCTGCGACGGCGCGTTCTTCCGGGATGAGACCGTGGCCGTGGTGGGCGGCGGCGACAGCGCGATGGAGGAGGCGACCTTCCTTACCAAGTTTGCCGCGAAGGTGTATGTCATTCACCGCCGCGACGAGCTGCGGGCCTCCAAAATTATGCAGGAGCGCGCGTTTGAAAACGACAAGATCGAGTTTGTGTGGGACACTGAGGTGACCGACGTGCTAGGCGAGGACCAGGTGACGGGCCTGGAGGTCATCAACAACAAGACGGGCGAAACCCGCGTGATGGACGACGTGACGGGGCTGTTTTTGGCCATTGGCCACACGCCCAACACCGAGCCGTTTGAGGGCTGGCTGGCGATGGACGACAACGGCTACATCCTCACCAAGCCCGATTCGACATACACGGACGTGCCGGGCGTTTTTGCCTGTGGCGACGCGCAAGATCATGTGTACCGCCAGGCCGTAACCGCGGCGGGCACCGGCTGCATGGCCGCGATTGATGCCGAGCGGTGGCTGGCCGAGCACGGCGCCATCGAAGCGCCGCGCACCGAGACCGAGTACCACGCCGCTGAAGCAGAACCGAGCATTGAAGCGCAAACGGCATGA
- a CDS encoding PD-(D/E)XK nuclease family protein — protein sequence MDASSPSASPAAVSTIVDQVARLCTKHPLAPKWVLVPYQQLGRALVTAVARSVAPCSGLRCITPWHLAKELASERLPPDQRLIDGVGREVLVGDLLRAMEDAALDAPERLVRPLADALATLRATNVTPADLPGRNAAGLAQYLPALLQAYEDRLQAEGLYDRADVFRWAAASVPQRVPPQAVVAVPGETELHQRALQLVLALRDHSAQTYTLAPPRSDQAPAHTAAALLGDRPGIEQLRAEPRGPRHITPVRAAGPIREVRAVLRRILDRETPLDQVEIAYAASQPYLPLLIDEAEKAGVPATAGPGLPGPTLRPFQALIGAYRWLANGFAADELIHLLRARLLRIGPWLSRQQDAAANDPGHWYAALDTAPTVDGPQAASLLAESRYPPHRNGYEQILSARIDRCAEASTDERQRTHDRLVVVRAWLRDVIGSLPEPVTVGAMADWSEALLDRFGPSLDACPLGTQRPPLPSASGATDRPGTYDQVAHRVLHATIFPEWRTLAVDPPQSLGAVLPVLRNELTSRYVGARRPQPGALHIVPLDSAGFMGRTDLYVVGLDNETTAVASLDDPVLRGPVRATLSEEQAATVAHPRRAADAAAWRFRAALDRHTGAQTLVAMHFDPATGEERFASTLYRDHLAAHQVPPGTAAREGFVPPAQLPALSADEAWLVATHPASAPPAAGDPPPSTAWSTARAALHAQHPWIRDGEQARAARAADRYTAYDGLLSAADYPALDPLDPSYRGAPLSANRLQTLAASPYAYFVKYVLRVRPLNEPALHDEPWLDALRKGAILHRAFEQFMREDPEALATDAAHERLMDHIDACIDDWAARDHIGAGTSRDSIRKRLMLPARLFVESERQRADAFEPLHVEWGFGYRGARKRRGDAGPFRLRLPDGAAVPLRGRIDRIDTAADGRLHLWDYKTGSRYSFDTEWPLKHGETLQWALYGAVAHQHFDRPVAESGYAFFSVKEMGNRLSWPLDERAETALHGTLRHLMRLLRTGTFPMRPDLDAASSWAFGAYDALVPDLDARKRALAAKAFPEEARPVPHFLQ from the coding sequence ATGGATGCTTCGTCTCCTTCGGCATCGCCCGCCGCCGTCAGCACCATTGTGGATCAGGTCGCCCGGCTTTGTACCAAGCATCCGTTAGCGCCCAAGTGGGTGCTGGTGCCGTATCAGCAACTGGGGCGCGCCCTGGTGACGGCCGTCGCACGCTCGGTGGCGCCCTGCAGCGGGCTGCGGTGCATTACGCCGTGGCATCTGGCGAAAGAACTGGCTAGCGAGCGCCTTCCGCCCGATCAGCGGCTCATTGACGGCGTGGGCCGCGAGGTGCTGGTGGGCGATCTGCTGCGTGCGATGGAGGACGCCGCGCTGGACGCGCCGGAGCGCCTCGTGCGGCCGCTGGCGGACGCACTTGCCACGCTGCGCGCGACCAACGTAACGCCCGCCGATCTTCCGGGGCGCAATGCCGCGGGCCTGGCGCAGTACCTGCCCGCTTTGTTGCAAGCCTACGAGGATCGCTTGCAGGCGGAGGGCCTGTACGACCGCGCCGATGTCTTTCGGTGGGCGGCCGCATCCGTGCCGCAGCGTGTGCCGCCACAGGCGGTGGTCGCCGTTCCGGGCGAGACCGAGTTGCATCAGCGGGCGCTGCAGCTTGTGCTGGCCCTGCGCGACCACAGCGCCCAGACCTACACCCTCGCGCCGCCGCGCAGCGACCAGGCGCCGGCCCATACCGCCGCGGCGCTCTTGGGCGACCGCCCCGGTATCGAACAGCTTCGTGCCGAACCCCGCGGGCCGCGCCACATCACACCAGTACGCGCCGCCGGTCCCATCCGCGAGGTGCGCGCCGTCCTGCGGCGCATCCTGGATCGCGAGACGCCCCTCGACCAGGTGGAAATCGCCTACGCGGCCTCCCAGCCCTACCTCCCGCTGCTGATTGATGAGGCCGAAAAGGCGGGGGTGCCCGCGACCGCCGGGCCGGGCCTGCCCGGGCCCACGCTGCGTCCGTTTCAGGCGCTCATCGGCGCTTACCGATGGCTGGCGAACGGCTTTGCCGCCGACGAACTGATTCACCTGCTGCGCGCCCGCCTCCTGCGGATTGGGCCGTGGCTGAGCCGGCAACAAGACGCCGCGGCCAACGATCCGGGCCACTGGTACGCGGCGCTGGATACCGCGCCAACGGTCGACGGGCCACAGGCCGCGTCGCTGCTCGCCGAAAGCCGCTACCCGCCGCATCGCAACGGCTACGAGCAGATCCTGTCGGCCCGCATCGACCGCTGCGCCGAGGCGTCCACCGACGAGCGCCAGCGCACCCACGACCGGCTCGTGGTGGTGCGCGCGTGGCTCCGCGACGTCATTGGCTCCCTCCCGGAACCGGTGACGGTCGGCGCGATGGCCGATTGGAGCGAAGCCCTGCTCGACCGCTTCGGACCGTCGCTCGATGCCTGCCCGCTCGGTACGCAGCGTCCCCCGCTTCCCAGCGCATCCGGTGCCACAGACCGCCCCGGGACGTACGACCAGGTGGCGCATCGCGTGCTGCACGCCACGATCTTTCCGGAGTGGCGCACCCTTGCGGTCGACCCGCCCCAGTCGCTGGGCGCCGTGCTGCCGGTGCTGCGCAACGAACTTACGTCGCGGTACGTGGGCGCGCGGCGGCCGCAGCCCGGGGCGCTGCATATCGTACCGCTCGACAGCGCCGGCTTCATGGGGCGCACCGATCTGTACGTGGTGGGCCTCGACAACGAGACGACCGCTGTGGCCTCGCTCGACGACCCGGTGTTGCGCGGGCCGGTGCGGGCGACGCTCTCGGAGGAGCAAGCCGCCACCGTGGCGCACCCGCGCCGCGCCGCCGATGCCGCCGCCTGGCGCTTTCGCGCGGCCCTCGACCGGCACACCGGGGCGCAGACGCTCGTGGCGATGCACTTTGATCCGGCCACCGGCGAGGAGCGGTTTGCCTCGACGCTGTACCGCGACCACCTCGCCGCCCACCAGGTACCGCCCGGCACTGCCGCGCGCGAAGGATTCGTGCCGCCGGCGCAGCTTCCGGCCCTGTCGGCTGATGAGGCGTGGCTCGTAGCTACCCACCCGGCATCGGCCCCGCCCGCGGCCGGCGATCCGCCCCCCTCCACGGCGTGGTCTACGGCGCGGGCTGCGCTGCACGCCCAGCACCCGTGGATACGCGATGGCGAACAGGCGCGGGCTGCGCGGGCCGCCGACCGCTACACCGCCTACGACGGCCTGCTGTCTGCCGCCGACTACCCGGCGCTCGATCCGCTCGACCCGTCGTACCGCGGCGCGCCCCTCTCTGCCAACCGCCTGCAGACGCTCGCCGCCTCGCCCTACGCCTACTTCGTGAAGTACGTGCTGCGCGTGCGACCGCTCAACGAGCCTGCGCTGCACGACGAGCCGTGGCTCGATGCACTGCGCAAGGGCGCCATCTTGCACCGGGCCTTCGAGCAGTTCATGCGCGAAGACCCCGAGGCGCTGGCTACCGACGCGGCCCACGAGCGGCTGATGGACCACATCGACGCGTGCATCGACGATTGGGCGGCCCGCGACCACATCGGGGCGGGCACGTCGCGCGATAGCATCCGCAAACGACTGATGCTTCCGGCCCGGCTGTTTGTGGAAAGCGAGCGGCAGCGCGCCGACGCCTTCGAGCCGCTACACGTAGAGTGGGGCTTTGGCTACCGGGGCGCCCGCAAGCGGCGGGGCGACGCGGGGCCCTTCCGCCTGAGGCTCCCCGACGGTGCGGCGGTGCCGCTGCGTGGCCGCATCGACCGCATCGACACGGCCGCCGACGGCCGGCTCCACCTGTGGGACTACAAGACGGGCAGCCGCTACAGCTTCGACACCGAGTGGCCCCTGAAGCACGGCGAGACGCTGCAGTGGGCGCTCTACGGAGCCGTTGCACACCAACACTTCGACCGTCCAGTTGCAGAATCAGGCTACGCGTTTTTCTCCGTGAAAGAGATGGGCAACCGCCTGTCGTGGCCGCTCGACGAACGCGCCGAGACCGCCCTGCACGGCACCCTCCGCCACCTCATGCGCCTCCTGCGCACCGGTACGTTTCCCATGCGCCCCGACCTGGACGCGGCAAGCAGTTGGGCGTTTGGCGCGTACGACGCTCTCGTGCCCGACCTAGACGCACGGAAGCGCGCGCTGGCCGCCAAAGCATTTCCCGAAGAAGCGCGTCCGGTCCCGCATTTTCTTCAGTAG
- the trxA gene encoding thioredoxin, with product MASENVVTLTDDNFEDEVLNADVPVLVDFWATWCGPCRMIAPVIDELADDYAGRVKIGKLDVDDNPRMAQEYGVRSIPTLLFFKGGDVADQMMGAAPKGQLAKKLDQLIGQPA from the coding sequence ATGGCAAGCGAGAACGTAGTAACCCTGACCGACGACAACTTTGAAGACGAGGTACTGAATGCCGACGTGCCCGTGCTGGTGGACTTTTGGGCCACGTGGTGCGGTCCGTGCCGCATGATTGCACCGGTGATTGACGAACTGGCCGACGACTACGCGGGCCGCGTGAAGATCGGCAAGCTGGACGTGGACGACAACCCGCGCATGGCGCAAGAGTACGGCGTGCGCTCCATCCCCACGCTCCTGTTCTTTAAGGGGGGCGACGTGGCCGACCAGATGATGGGCGCCGCGCCGAAGGGACAGCTCGCCAAGAAGCTGGATCAGCTGATTGGACAGCCCGCGTAA